Part of the Geobacter pickeringii genome, CGTAGTTGAAGCTCTTCACCGGCCTGGTCGCCTCGCCGTAGGGGAGCCGCAGCAGGAAGCGGGGAAGCGCCAGCCCCACGTAGCGGGCATCCTCGCTCTCGCGGAACGACTGCCACTTGGCGTATTGGGGCCCTTCAAGGATGGAGCCGATGTCCTTCAGGTTCGGCAGGGCCGTGAAGTCGTCGCAGCCAAAGAACTGGGGTGCCGCGGCGGCGATGAAGGGAGCGTGGGCCATGCCGGCTACGGCGGCCAGGCTCTGGAGGAGCTTGATGTCCTGGGGGCCGGGGCCGAAGTCGTAGTTGCCGACAATGGCGCCGAAGGGTTTGCCGCCGAACTGGCCGTACTCGGCGGAGTAGATCGTCTTGTAAAGGCCGGACTTGGCCACCTCGGGGGCGTCCTCGAAGTCGTCCAGGAGCTCCTCCTTGGTGGCGTTCAGAATCTCGATCCGGTTGTTCTCCCGGAAATCGGTCCGGTCCACCAGGAAGTGGAGGGAGCGCCAGGAGGACTCCAGCTTCTGGAACTGGGAGTTGTGGAGAATCTCGTCCATCTGGAGGGAGAGCTTTCGGTCGATCTCGGCGATCATGTCGTCGAGGACCGCCTTGGAGACCTTCGGGGTCTCGGTTCCCGGCTCCAGGAGCTGGGCGATGAGGGCCTCGACCCCCTTCTTGGTGATGGAGTAGGCCTCGTCGGCCGGTTGGAGCCGGGTCGCCTGAACGATCTCCTCCAGAAGCGACACATCGGCCATGGCCTCATCCTGACGCACTGCTGCACTGTTCATCTCTGCACTCATTGCGGTTCCCCCTTACGCTTCGATGCCGATTTCGGCCAGAAGTTTCGCCCGGGCCGCATCGTCGGTGATCAGTTCCTGGATCTTTTTGCGGAAGTCGGGGACGTTGGAGAGCGGCCCCTTGAGGGCCCGCAGCGCCTCCCGCAGCTCCAGGAGCCGCTTCATCTCCGGCACCTGCTCCACGATCGCCTCTGGGCCGAAGTCCTTCAGGGACTCCACCATCAGGTTCACCGGCAGCTCGTCGTCCGCCGTGCCAGAAAGGCGGTTGGGGACGGCGATGTTCAGGCTGATCCCCTGGGCCTTCATCACTTCGTTGAAATTCTCCCTGTCCACGGCGACGGGCTCCCGCTTCTCCACCGGGCGCCCGTCGGGCGAGCCGGTGAAATCCCCCATAACCAGCATCTTCAGCGGGAGCTCCACATCCTCCCGGCCGTCGCCGTCGGCAGGGCGGTAGACGATGTTCACCCGCTCTTTCGGTGCTACGGATGCTTCTTTCGACATTGCGTTCTCCTTTGGTGTGTGATGGGAACGTGCCGTCCGTGGCGTGTATCCCCGTTGCATTTATCGTTACCCTTGCAGGTTCAGCCTGCCTTCAAGCACCGGTCGGCCCCACCTTTTCCTCGATCCGCGTGAGTGCCAGATTCCAGACGGCGGTAAAGACGATCTCCTGCGCCGTATCCGTTTCGTAGATCTTCTGATGATCGATGGAAAAGAAATCGGCGGGCGCCTCCCGACCGATCCGGGCCGTGGGGACCTTCAACGCCTTGCCCGACGAATCGGGGACTGTGCCGTCGCCGGTGCCGGAGAAGGGCTCCAGGGTGACCACCGCGGTTGCCCCTGCGGAGGTGTCCCGTACGTTGTCGTTTCCATCCACATAAGCCTGGAATTCTCCCTTGTTCCTGAACCGGTGAAGCAGTTCCCCCTGTTGACGACGGGGCGAAGGCTGCTCGTAGGACTCGCGGCTGTAGACGATCCGGTCCGGCGAGTCGAGGGTGGTGGAGTAGAACTGGACCGTGTTGTCGTGAACCTGGGAGCCGAGTCTGTCGTGGAACTCTTCGGCTTGGCTAAGGTAGCGTCGATAGAGTGCCCACGGACTTTTCTGCCCTGGTCTGATTGAATCCGCTTTCCCGCCCGGATCGAGCCAGTCCGGGTTCACCATCCGCCACGGGACGTTGTCTCGAACGCGGTAGACATCATCGTAGGGGGCGCTCCGGGGGAGGCTCACGGTCCGGCCGTCGGCTCCGGGATAGGTGAGCCACTGCCGGCTGCCGGCGTTGTCCCGGTACTCTCGAGTCGGCAGCAGTTGCAACCCCCCCGGCATGTTCCCCAGAAGCGCCGTCACCTCCTCGCCGTTCGTGCCGAGGATCCAGGCCGAGACGTGCCCCATGCCCAACCGTTCAAGCATCTTCAGCGGGTTGAGGAACCAGTCCCAGATACTCTTGCGTGGTCCGCCGGTGGGGCGCTCGAAACCCGCCTTCATCCGCCAGTAGGCCGCCGGAGAACCGGTGGCCGGCTGCACGCCGTGGACGACCCCGAGCACCTTCTCTGCGGCGCCGTGGAGCATGCAGGCGGAGCGGGCCACGAGCCCCCCCATGGAGTGGGTCACGAGGATAACCCGGGTGCAGAGGCGTTCCATTGGACGCCCCGCTTCGTCTTTCAATCCTTTGGCATAGTGGTCGATGGTGGCGTCGATATACTCCTTCAACTTTCTGCCGGCATCCAGGTTGGAGGCGGTCCAGTTGTAGCCAAAAGCGTGGACCGGGAATTCGAAACAGTGTCCCACCGGTTCTTTCCAGCGGTGATCGTGGAGTGCTTGGAGAATCGGTCCGTAGCTCCCCAGCATAACCCCTCCCCACCCCCGCTTGTTGGCGCCGGGATAGCGCCGCAAGAAGCTTGCATCAAGCTTCGGGTTGTCGGTGTCGACCTCCAGATAGTCGGGATCGAATTTTTCGCCGACGAGGAGGGCTTTCTTTTCCGCGGCATCAACGGAAGCCAGGCCGAATTTCTTCGCCATAAACCACGAAGCGTCTGGATCCCACACCCTTTCCCCTTGATCTTCTCCTTGGGCGAACTTCAACCGGCTTCCCATAATGCCGGGGACGAAGATGATCGGGATCACCTCCCGCTCGATGACGATCCGGTTCTGCACCTCGGTCTTGAGGCCCTGGATGGTGTCGAACAGTTCCCACCACGTGATGTCAATGCGGTTGATTTCCGAAGAAATACTCACCTGACCTTCTCCCCGCTACCTGCCGGTTCCATACATTGGCTTTAACGAGTTGAGGACGTCGTCCCAGATCTGGAGCTTTTCTTCCAGGCGGTCGTCCGTGGATTCCATTTCGATGAGGATTTTAGGGTGCTCTCCCGAATCCTTTTCTCCAGCATACCGCCACATGAAACTCAATTCTTTTCTGCCCTTCTCGTCAGCCCGCAGGACCGTCTCCTCGCCCGGGAGGGCGGCGACCGCTCTTGTGCCGGTGCGGATTTTTTCGATCTTGACGTTGCCGGCAAAGCCGGTAGCCAGCAACGCCCCCAGTCTTCCCAGAAGACCGTGGTTTTCCGGTTCGCTCCGGTGGGTTTCAACGGTTTTAATGACCAATTTCAGCCCCAACGGATGCCCCTGGAACCGGGCGGCGGCCGATTCCTGCTCCAGGTAGGGGAGATTAAAAGCTCCATGCCAGGTATAGAACCAATTCCCCGGGGGAAGTTTGAGGTCGCCGAAGCGACGAGACTGGTAGGATTTGGCGATTCCGACCAACCAGGCTAGCATCTCCTGTTTTGCATCCGTTAAACCGTGATACGTGAGCCATGCTCCGCTTGTCCCGGAATCGACAAAAATCTGCCAGTATCCTTCATCTTCAGCCCATGCGTCCCCGTAATAAAACACCCCCCGCGCCCACGCCCCCACACCGGGAAAGTCACGGCTCTCGATAATCACCCGATCCTTCCCCTTTGGGGGACTCAGCTTGCCGATCTCGGCCAGGTGCTTCTTCCAGGCCTCGTCGCGGGCCCGTTCGCGGGGGACGTTCTCAGGCCAGACAAACTCCTCGATCTCCGCGTAGCGAAGCCTCTGCCCCTGGTGGGCCAGCTTCATTTCCGCCGGCACGTCGATGGCGAATCTTCCGATGGGATAGGTGATCATCCGTGGTGCTCCTTTGTCCGCCGCGGGGTGCGTTCCTTTTTTCTGCGTTCCTTCGCTGCTCGTGCAGGCAAGCAGGGTGAGGACCGGCGAGATGAGCAGAAAGAGGAGGGTCCTGCGCAGGGTGGTGGATATGGTCATGTGGTGGTCTCCTCGTGGGGGTAAATTCGCTCTGCGTTAGATGATGCTTATGATCAACATTCGCTGATCTTCCCCACCTTTTCTTCGATCCGCGTGAGTGCCAGATTCCAGACGGCGGTAAAGACGATCTCCTGCGCCGTATCCGTTTCGTAGATCTTCTGATGATCGATGGAAAAGAAATCGGCGGGCGCCTCCCGACCGATCCGGGCCGTGGGGACCTTCAACGCCTTGCCCGACGAATCGGGGACGGTGCCGTCGCCGGTGCCGGAGAAGGGCTCCATGGTGACCACCGCGGTTGCCCCCGCGGAGGTGTCCCGCATGTTATCGTTTCCATCCACATAAGCCTGGAATTCTCCCTTGTTCCTGAACCGATGCAGCAGTTCCCCCTGTTGACGGCGGGGCGAAGGCTGATCGTAGGACTCGCGGCTGTAGACGATCCGGTCCGGCGAGTCGAGGGTGGTGGAGTAGAACTGGACCGTGTTGTCGTGAACCTGGGAGCCGAGTCTGTCGTGGAACTCTTCGGCCTTGTCGAGGCAGCCCAGGTATTTTTCCCATGGCCCTGTCGCAGGGTTAAGTTCCGAATGGCTCTGCTGTCCCGGATCAAGCCAGTCCGGGTTCACCATCCGCCACGGGACGTTGTCCCGAACGCGGTAGACATCATCGTAGGGGGCGCTCCGGGGGAGGCTCACGGTATGGCCGTCGGCCCCGGGGTAGGCAAGCCACTGCCTGCTTCCGGTGTTGTCCCGGTATTCCCTCGTCGGCAGCAGTTGCAACCCCCCCGGCATGTTCCCCAGAAGCGCCGTCACCTCCTCGCCGTTCGTGCCGAGGATCCAGGCCGAGACGTGCCCCATGCCCAACCGTTCAAGCATCTTCAGCGGGTTGAGGACCCAGTCCCAGATACTCTTGCGGGGCCCGCCGGTGGGGCGCTCGAAACCCGCCTTCATCCGCCAGTAGGCCGCCGGAGAACCGGTGGCCGGCTGCACGCCGTGGACGACCCCGAGCACCTCCTTTGCGGCGCCATGGAGCATGCAGGCGGAGCGGGCCACGAGCCCCCCCATGGAGTGGGTGACGAGGATAACCCGGGTGCAGAGGCGTTCCATTGGACGCCCCGCTTCGTCTTTCAATCCTTTGGCATAGTGGTCAATGGTGGCGTCGATATACTCCTTCAGCTTTCTGCCGGCATCCAGGTTGGAGGCGGTCCAGTTGTAGCCAAAAGCGTGGACCGGGAATTCGAAACAGTGTCCCACCGGTTCTTTCCAGCGGTGATCGTGGAGTGCTTGGAGAATCGGTCCGTAGCTCCCCAGCATAACCCCTCCCCACCCCCGCTTGTTGGCGCCGGGATAGCGCCGCAAGAAGCTTGCATCAAGCTTCGGGTTGTCGGTGTCGACCTCCAGATAGTCGGGATCGAATTTTTCGCCGACGAGGAGGGCTTTCTTTTCCGCGGCATCAACGGAAGCCAGGCCGAATTTCTTCGCCATAAACCACGAAGCGTCTGGATCCCACACCCTTTCCCCTTGATCTTCTCCTTGGGCGAACTTCAACCGGCTTCCCATAATGCCGGGGACGAAGATGATCGGGATCACCTCCCGCTCGATGACGATCCGGTTCTGCACCTCGGTCTTGAGGCCCTGGATGGTGTCGAACAGTTCCCACCACGTGATGTCAATGCGGTTGATTTCCGAAGAAATACTCACCTGACCTTCTCCCCGCTACCTGCCGGTTCCATACATTGGCTTTAACGAGTTGAGGACGTCGTCCCAGATCTGGAGCTTTTCTTCCAGGCGGTCGTCCGTGGATTCCATTTCGATGAGGATTTTAGGGTGCTCTCCCGAATCCTTTTCTCCGGCATACCGCCACATGAAACTCAATTCTTTTCTGCCCTTCTCGTCAGCCCGCAGGACCGTCTCCTCGCCCGGGAGGGCGGCGACCGCTCTTGTGCCGGTGCGGATTTTTTCGATCTTGACGTTGCCGGCAAAGCCGGTAGCCAGCAACGCCCCCAGTCTTCCCAGAAGACCGTGGTTTTCCGGTTCGCTCCGGTGGGTTTCAACGGTTTTAATGACCAATTTCAGCCCCAACGGATGCCCCTGGAACCGGGCGGCGGCCGATTCCTGCTCTAGGTAGGGGAGATTAAAAGCTCCATGCCAGGTATAGAACCAATTCCCCGGGGGAAGTTTGAGGTCGCCGAAGCGACGAGACTGGTAGGATCTAGAAATGTTGGAAAGATTTTTCTCCATGGCCTCTTTGCTGGTACCGTGAATTTTCAACCAGACGCCAGACATGCCGGCATCAAGAAGGACGTCGAAATGGATTTCCCTGGCGATCATGTGGTCCCCGTAATAAAACACCCCCCGCGCCCACGCCCCCACACAGGGAAAGTCACGGCTCTCGATAATCACCCGATCCTTCCCCTTTGGGGGACTCAGCTTGCCGATCTCGGCCAGGCGCTTCTTCCAGGCCTCGTCGCGGGCCCGTTCGCGGGGGACGTTCTCAGGCCAGACAAACTCCTCGATCTCCGCGTAGCGAAGCCTCTGCCCCTGGTGGGCCAGCTTCATTTCCGCCGGCACGTCGATGGCGAATCTTCCGATGGGATAGGTGATCATCCGTGGTGCTCCTTTGTCCGCCGCGGGGTGCGTTCCTTTTTTCTGCGTTCCTTCGCTGCTCGTGCAGGCAAGCAGGGTGAGGACCGGCGAGATGAGCAGAAAGAGGAGCGCCCTGCGCAGGGTGGTGGATATGGTCATGTGGTGGTCTCCTCGTGGGGGAGTTTTTTTCGTCCGCGCTCGAAATTGGCGAACCTCAGGTCGTAAGTCCCCGGCTCGTCGGCGAGGTGGGTGTCGTCGCAGTAGCCGTCGGGGTCGTCCTCCGGATCGGTCGTTCCTTCCATGGTGTGGCGGGCAGTGAAGGAGGGGAATTCGGCCCTGCCGCTCTTGAGGTCCGGGTGCCTGAATGAGAAGGTGAACGGTATCCGGTACCCCTCGTGGGCGCCGGCCGCCACCGTGAGATTCTCCTGCATCAGCGGCGCCGGCGGGGTGTTCCCCGTGCCGGAGAGGTTGCTGACCATCGGGTCGAGGCGGCGGCAGACGGGGCGCCCTTCGAAGAAGACGTTGTTCGAGAAATTGACGAATTTCGCCTTGCCGCCGGTGACCCCGGAGGCGACGCCGCCGAGGGAGCCCGGCTCATCGCCGCTGCTTCGGCTGAAGAACGACTCTTTCAGCATGGTCGGATGGCCGTCCACGGTGACGGTGCTACTGCCGTTGGCCACGTCGACTGAGCGGGCGACGTTGGTGTAGGGAATCGGCACCACGGAGCTTCCCATCGGGGTCTTGCAGACGTCGGTGGTAGTGACGCCGCCGCCGCTCTCCTTGTGGACCACGGTCTGGCCGTTGACGATGAGCGTTGCTCCCATCAACCTTCTCCTCTGGTGTCTCTTTTCGCCCGCTGCTCCCGTCGCCACCGGTTGAGGGCGTGGCGATCGGTGAACTCCCCCTGTTCGAGGCAGAGCACCTGCTTCTCTCCCCCGTCATCGGAGGAATAGAGGGCTACCCGTTTTCCGTGGGCCGTGTCCTTGGCGAGGGCGGCGACGGAGACGACGGTCTGCACTGCACCGAGGGCCGCACCGCATTCGCCGACCGCGAAGGCGGGGAGCCACAGCTGCCGCTCCCGGTCCGCGGGGGCGAAAATGCGTCCTTCGGTCACGGCCCATTCCAGCGCCCGGTGCCGTTCGCCGTTCAGGTCGCCGACGACCAGCCCGATCTCTCCGCCGGGGGCGGAAAGTCCGTCGAAGGCCTGAAAAAACGCCTCGGTGAGCCCCCGTCCCTGCGAAGGACGGCCTCCGGCGCGGAGGGCGGGTTCAATGCCTTGGCCCCATGACGAGACGAATGCGTAGATGGAGGCGCCCCGCTTCCGGGCCGACCCTTCCCTCTCCAGGAGGATGGCGCCGGCCGCCTCGCCGGGGATGATCCCCTCGGGGTTCGGCCCGCTCAGAAGCCTGCCTCCCTCCAGGAGCCCCTCCAGCACCGGGAGGAAGCAGAGGGAGTCGACGGCGGCGACGAGCGCCGTCTCACATCTTCCCTCCCGGAGGGTCTCCGCCGCCTCGGCTACCCGGTCGAGAAAGAGGCAGCGTCCGGTGCCCGCCTCCCGGCCGGCCGAGAGATACTCCACCGGGGAGAGGAGGGGGAGCAGATCCTCCGGGCAGGGGGGCGCTCCGACCTCCCCCGAAGGGATGCCGTCGATGATCCATGCCCGCGTCGCATCACGGGTTAAGGATGAAAGCCCGGCCATGGCCTCCCGGAGTGCCGGCGCCAGGAGCGCTGAGCTTCGTTCGCTGCCGGTCAGGCCAAACCGCGCGGCGCCCCCCGAAACCCGGCTGACGGTGGCGCCGCGCAGGGCGGTGCCGTCGGGGGCATCGGCCACCAGAACCGTCTCGTGCCAGGCGAAACGGCCGCGGTTGCGGATCACTTCCGACACGGAACGCCAGGAGGTAAGGGCCATGGGGGTCACGAGCCCGAAGCCGGTGACGGCGACCCGCTCACCGATTCCGGGCTCTTCGGCACCGGTCCGGGGGAGTTCTCCGCCGGGAGCCGGCGTGCGATTCAGCACCATCGTCATCTACCCCTTGGCCAGCCGCACCATCTCCGCCGGGTCAAGGCGGGCGATGCGGTGGAGGGTCTCGGCGGCCTTTTCCTTGAAGCGGGGTTCGGCCTGGGCGTCGAAACCGAGCCAGGCGAGCTTCAGCCCCTGGAGCGCCAGGGACGGGTCGTATTCCTCGAGCCCGAAGGTGCCGATTTCGGCGATCACCTGTTCCAGATGGGGAAGGGCCAGGCTGGTCCGGTTGGCGTTCACGAGGAGCTCGGCGAGGGCGAGGCGCCAGATGAGCTTTTCCTGGCGGGAGGCACCGGTGCCGAGCCGCTTCTGGAGCCGTTCCACCGCATCGATGAGCTTTCCGTCCCGAACGAGGGCCTGGGCTTCGCCCATCTCCCGGTCGATCTCTGCCGTGCGGGAGACCGGTTCGCCCTGTTCCGTCCCGCTCCGGCCGGCGGTCGCTCCGTGGCCGGCCATCCCCGCCAGCCACTGCCGGGTCGCCGGATCGGCAAAGGGGGTGCCGTCGGCGAAGGCGAGCCCGTCGAGGCCGGGGAGACGCTGGAGCAGGGCGGCGGTTTCGCGGCAGACGGCCTCCCGAGCCGGAGCGAAGCGTTCGCCGAGGCGGGCGAGGGCCTCGGCAGAGAACCGGTTCAGGTCGAGCCAGAAGATGAACTGGGGGAGCCGCCCTTCGGCCGCCTTGAGGAGCGCCTCGCTGTCGCCGTGGCTCGCCAGTTCCTGGAGAAAGGTCCGCACCGGCCGTTCGGGTGCCGGGATGCGGGTGCGGCCGCCGGCGGCCGGCGGCAGTTCAGCCACCGTTCCCCACGCCGCGAGGCGGGAAAGGCGGTAGGGGGCCGGGCTTGCCGGGTCCTGCTGGAGAAGCGCACCGGCCGCCTCGCCCACCTGGCGCAGCCCCGCCTCCATGGCTTGAGCGGGAGAGCCGGTTGAAAGCGTGGCGCGGGGCGCCTCCGCAGAGATGGTGGTGCTTCGCGGCAGATCACGCTCCGGCATCTCGCCGCCCGGAGCCGGCGCAGGGGAAAGGGGTAAGGCTTCCTCCGGGACGGTCTCCGGCGCAGCGGCCGCCACCACCTCCCGCAGGGGAGCGAGGGAGGGGGCGTCCTCCAGGTGCTCGCCGAGGAGGCGGCCGACGGCCTCAAGGTTCTCCGCCACGATGGCATGCTGCTCCGGCGGGAGGGTGAGCTCCCCCATCTGCCGCAGGGCCACCTCGGTCCGGTCGCGCCACCATTCCACACTCCGCTGCCGTCCCCGCATCCGGGTCGGATAGAGGTCGGCCCAGAATCGCTCCAGAAGGTCGCGCCAGACCGTGAGCCCCAGCGCCAGGCCGTCTCCCCCCCGGGTCTGAACGAGCCCCACCGCCAGGTAGCTCGCTACCAAGAGGTCCTTGGAGCGGGTGGCGAGGATGTCGGCGGCGAGGCGCACCACCTTCTCCCAGTCGATGCTCCCGGCAACGGCCGGTGAGGTCAGCTTGTCCACCTCCGCCTGGAGGGTGTCGAAGAGGGGGTCGTAGCGGACGTCCTGCCCGACCGGCTGGTCGGGGCGGACCGGTTCGCGCCCCAGGGTTGCGATATCCATGGCATACTCCGTTCCGATGCTGTTCTTCCATCCCCCCGTCTCCGAGGCTGACCAGAGGTGGAGGAAATCCCCCGGCGCCAGGGGCCGCCGGAAGGGGGCCAGGAACGAGCGCTCCAGGGTCCCCCCCATGAAGAGGGCGGTGGGCATCCCCACGGCGGCGGTCTGTATCAGGTGATGCCAGAGGCTCACGAGGATGATTTTGTCGTTAACCGGCCCCCGGTCGAGGGAGACGTGGAGCTCTCCCGTGCCGCCGTGTTCTGCGGCGAGCCGCTCCAATTCCCGCAGATCGAGAAACGAGGCGTAGGGGTCGCGGGGAGAGCCGAGGCGGTTGAGCCCCTGGCGCCGCGCCGCCAGCTCCTCCCACTCAGCCGATGGTGGGCGCAGGGTCCGGAGCCCCGTTTCCAGCTTCTTCAGGTCACCAAAGGTGGTGGTGGCCAGGTACTCGATCTGGCACCAGCTCTGCTCTCCGGCAAGGGGGAGGAGGTCCCACCTCCCTTCCCACCCCTCCAGGGGGCCGCTCCCCATGATGAGGAGAGGGTAGGGACGCCCCATGCTGTCGCTGGAGACCCGCACCACTCCCAGCACCAGCGATTCCCGCCCAAACCCGCGGGCCCAGAACCGCCACGAGCAGAACGGCGCCGCCGCGTCCCCCTGGCTGGTGAGGAGGCGGTAGCCGCTCTCCACCCACTTCGTCAGCCCCTCCACAAAGGGGGAGCCCTCGCCGAGGCGGAAGTAGTCTGCCGCCGCGGGGTGCTTGCCGAAGGCTGACCAGCGCCAGGCGGTCCCGTGGTCCGTCGATCCGATCATCGGCTCCGCTCCTTTTCGTCCGTGATTCCCATGCCGTCCTCCTGACAGCCTGCAGGGTGGCTCCCTTTCCTCATCCCCCGGAGCCCGGCTACCAACTCCGCGCGATCTGCCGCGGCGCCGTGGCGCCGGCCATGGCGCTCCCCTGCTTGACCACCTGGCCGCTCCCGATGAACTGGTAGTTGACCCTGATGGTGGTGATCCCCATCCGCGCCAGAGCCTCCTTCTCGCCGGGGAACTCCCGGGCGGGGAATGTGCGGGAACCGCCGGCGAACTCCTTCAGAAAGTCGGGGAACGCCTGGGGGCCGGCGTACCGCTTGGCGAGGATCAGGTCCC contains:
- a CDS encoding T6SS immunity protein Tli4 family protein, with product MTISTTLRRTLLFLLISPVLTLLACTSSEGTQKKGTHPAADKGAPRMITYPIGRFAIDVPAEMKLAHQGQRLRYAEIEEFVWPENVPRERARDEAWKKHLAEIGKLSPPKGKDRVIIESRDFPGVGAWARGVFYYGDAWAEDEGYWQIFVDSGTSGAWLTYHGLTDAKQEMLAWLVGIAKSYQSRRFGDLKLPPGNWFYTWHGAFNLPYLEQESAAARFQGHPLGLKLVIKTVETHRSEPENHGLLGRLGALLATGFAGNVKIEKIRTGTRAVAALPGEETVLRADEKGRKELSFMWRYAGEKDSGEHPKILIEMESTDDRLEEKLQIWDDVLNSLKPMYGTGR
- a CDS encoding esterase/lipase family protein, with product MSISSEINRIDITWWELFDTIQGLKTEVQNRIVIEREVIPIIFVPGIMGSRLKFAQGEDQGERVWDPDASWFMAKKFGLASVDAAEKKALLVGEKFDPDYLEVDTDNPKLDASFLRRYPGANKRGWGGVMLGSYGPILQALHDHRWKEPVGHCFEFPVHAFGYNWTASNLDAGRKLKEYIDATIDHYAKGLKDEAGRPMERLCTRVILVTHSMGGLVARSACMLHGAAEKVLGVVHGVQPATGSPAAYWRMKAGFERPTGGPRKSIWDWFLNPLKMLERLGMGHVSAWILGTNGEEVTALLGNMPGGLQLLPTREYRDNAGSRQWLTYPGADGRTVSLPRSAPYDDVYRVRDNVPWRMVNPDWLDPGGKADSIRPGQKSPWALYRRYLSQAEEFHDRLGSQVHDNTVQFYSTTLDSPDRIVYSRESYEQPSPRRQQGELLHRFRNKGEFQAYVDGNDNVRDTSAGATAVVTLEPFSGTGDGTVPDSSGKALKVPTARIGREAPADFFSIDHQKIYETDTAQEIVFTAVWNLALTRIEEKVGPTGA
- the tssC gene encoding type VI secretion system contractile sheath large subunit; the protein is MNSAAVRQDEAMADVSLLEEIVQATRLQPADEAYSITKKGVEALIAQLLEPGTETPKVSKAVLDDMIAEIDRKLSLQMDEILHNSQFQKLESSWRSLHFLVDRTDFRENNRIEILNATKEELLDDFEDAPEVAKSGLYKTIYSAEYGQFGGKPFGAIVGNYDFGPGPQDIKLLQSLAAVAGMAHAPFIAAAAPQFFGCDDFTALPNLKDIGSILEGPQYAKWQSFRESEDARYVGLALPRFLLRLPYGEATRPVKSFNYEEQVSDSHDRYCWGNAAFAFATRLTESFANFRWCANIIGPQGGGAVHDLPLHQYEAMGAIQTKIPTEVLVSERREFELAEEGFIALTMRKGSDNAAFFSANSVQKPKFFGSSKEGKEAELNYKLGLQLPYMFIVSRLAHYLKVIQREHIGTWKERGDLENELNLWIRQYVSEMDNPMPGVRSRRPLRQAEVTVEEVPGEPGWYRVGLKVTPHFKYMGAYFTLSLVGKLDKE
- a CDS encoding 3-oxoacyl-ACP synthase — its product is MVLNRTPAPGGELPRTGAEEPGIGERVAVTGFGLVTPMALTSWRSVSEVIRNRGRFAWHETVLVADAPDGTALRGATVSRVSGGAARFGLTGSERSSALLAPALREAMAGLSSLTRDATRAWIIDGIPSGEVGAPPCPEDLLPLLSPVEYLSAGREAGTGRCLFLDRVAEAAETLREGRCETALVAAVDSLCFLPVLEGLLEGGRLLSGPNPEGIIPGEAAGAILLEREGSARKRGASIYAFVSSWGQGIEPALRAGGRPSQGRGLTEAFFQAFDGLSAPGGEIGLVVGDLNGERHRALEWAVTEGRIFAPADRERQLWLPAFAVGECGAALGAVQTVVSVAALAKDTAHGKRVALYSSDDGGEKQVLCLEQGEFTDRHALNRWRREQRAKRDTRGEG
- a CDS encoding esterase/lipase family protein; the encoded protein is MSISSEINRIDITWWELFDTIQGLKTEVQNRIVIEREVIPIIFVPGIMGSRLKFAQGEDQGERVWDPDASWFMAKKFGLASVDAAEKKALLVGEKFDPDYLEVDTDNPKLDASFLRRYPGANKRGWGGVMLGSYGPILQALHDHRWKEPVGHCFEFPVHAFGYNWTASNLDAGRKLKEYIDATIDHYAKGLKDEAGRPMERLCTRVILVTHSMGGLVARSACMLHGAAKEVLGVVHGVQPATGSPAAYWRMKAGFERPTGGPRKSIWDWVLNPLKMLERLGMGHVSAWILGTNGEEVTALLGNMPGGLQLLPTREYRDNTGSRQWLAYPGADGHTVSLPRSAPYDDVYRVRDNVPWRMVNPDWLDPGQQSHSELNPATGPWEKYLGCLDKAEEFHDRLGSQVHDNTVQFYSTTLDSPDRIVYSRESYDQPSPRRQQGELLHRFRNKGEFQAYVDGNDNMRDTSAGATAVVTMEPFSGTGDGTVPDSSGKALKVPTARIGREAPADFFSIDHQKIYETDTAQEIVFTAVWNLALTRIEEKVGKISEC
- the tssB gene encoding type VI secretion system contractile sheath small subunit, whose product is MSKEASVAPKERVNIVYRPADGDGREDVELPLKMLVMGDFTGSPDGRPVEKREPVAVDRENFNEVMKAQGISLNIAVPNRLSGTADDELPVNLMVESLKDFGPEAIVEQVPEMKRLLELREALRALKGPLSNVPDFRKKIQELITDDAARAKLLAEIGIEA
- a CDS encoding DUF4150 domain-containing protein — protein: MGATLIVNGQTVVHKESGGGVTTTDVCKTPMGSSVVPIPYTNVARSVDVANGSSTVTVDGHPTMLKESFFSRSSGDEPGSLGGVASGVTGGKAKFVNFSNNVFFEGRPVCRRLDPMVSNLSGTGNTPPAPLMQENLTVAAGAHEGYRIPFTFSFRHPDLKSGRAEFPSFTARHTMEGTTDPEDDPDGYCDDTHLADEPGTYDLRFANFERGRKKLPHEETTT
- the tssA gene encoding type VI secretion system protein TssA, which produces MIGSTDHGTAWRWSAFGKHPAAADYFRLGEGSPFVEGLTKWVESGYRLLTSQGDAAAPFCSWRFWARGFGRESLVLGVVRVSSDSMGRPYPLLIMGSGPLEGWEGRWDLLPLAGEQSWCQIEYLATTTFGDLKKLETGLRTLRPPSAEWEELAARRQGLNRLGSPRDPYASFLDLRELERLAAEHGGTGELHVSLDRGPVNDKIILVSLWHHLIQTAAVGMPTALFMGGTLERSFLAPFRRPLAPGDFLHLWSASETGGWKNSIGTEYAMDIATLGREPVRPDQPVGQDVRYDPLFDTLQAEVDKLTSPAVAGSIDWEKVVRLAADILATRSKDLLVASYLAVGLVQTRGGDGLALGLTVWRDLLERFWADLYPTRMRGRQRSVEWWRDRTEVALRQMGELTLPPEQHAIVAENLEAVGRLLGEHLEDAPSLAPLREVVAAAAPETVPEEALPLSPAPAPGGEMPERDLPRSTTISAEAPRATLSTGSPAQAMEAGLRQVGEAAGALLQQDPASPAPYRLSRLAAWGTVAELPPAAGGRTRIPAPERPVRTFLQELASHGDSEALLKAAEGRLPQFIFWLDLNRFSAEALARLGERFAPAREAVCRETAALLQRLPGLDGLAFADGTPFADPATRQWLAGMAGHGATAGRSGTEQGEPVSRTAEIDREMGEAQALVRDGKLIDAVERLQKRLGTGASRQEKLIWRLALAELLVNANRTSLALPHLEQVIAEIGTFGLEEYDPSLALQGLKLAWLGFDAQAEPRFKEKAAETLHRIARLDPAEMVRLAKG
- a CDS encoding T6SS immunity protein Tli4 family protein, with product MTISTTLRRALLFLLISPVLTLLACTSSEGTQKKGTHPAADKGAPRMITYPIGRFAIDVPAEMKLAHQGQRLRYAEIEEFVWPENVPRERARDEAWKKRLAEIGKLSPPKGKDRVIIESRDFPCVGAWARGVFYYGDHMIAREIHFDVLLDAGMSGVWLKIHGTSKEAMEKNLSNISRSYQSRRFGDLKLPPGNWFYTWHGAFNLPYLEQESAAARFQGHPLGLKLVIKTVETHRSEPENHGLLGRLGALLATGFAGNVKIEKIRTGTRAVAALPGEETVLRADEKGRKELSFMWRYAGEKDSGEHPKILIEMESTDDRLEEKLQIWDDVLNSLKPMYGTGR